TAAAGCTTTTTCAGTTTCTTGAATTTGAATTTCAACATTCTGAACTTGCATGGTTACAGCTTGAGCTTGTTGCTGTAACTGTTGAAACTGATTTAATTGATTTTGAATGTTTTCAGGAATCTCCATAATATCACCTAATTATTATTTTATAAGTTTGTTAAATTATTTATTTGTAATGCCAATTTTATCCATTTTATAGCTGAGTTGACAGAAGCCCTGAAAGAGGTTGAATCCTCAGCATCAATATTGATCAGTATATTGGACCCGTCCAGGTCAATTGTCATTGATGATCTAAAATCTGGAGCAGTTTCAAACTCCAGAATAATTGCATCATAGATTATTTGAGCCTGAGAGCTGCTTTCAAATTCAATGGATATATTGCTTTTTACAGATTCAAGAGGGGTTTCATCAATCATGTACATCCTCTAAAATCTTTTTAACATTAATTTGGAAATTGAGCTTGTCTCCAAATTTATTAATAAAATTAATTTTAGCTATTAAATTTTCATCTTGAGAAATAAGGATAAAATTATCCTCAGCCTTGTCCACTAACTCCAAACCTAAAATATCGCTTAATACATTAAGCTTTTCCATATTTGAAACTATTTTCAATTTTGACGGCGCAATGTTAAGCTTTTCAGATTCAAGTACAACACTTATCAATATTACAAGCAAAACTTCCCCTTTGTTTGAATAGAAAGTGATTTTACTTGGATTTCCCTTAATTTCATTAACGACTGCAAGGTTAATTTCTTCCAAATCCAAGGCCTTCAACAGAAGCTCGCGCATATTCATTTTACCCCTGTTGACAGAAGTTGAATCAGTGACGCGTGCTAAATTTTTACAGAACTTTCTAGTTTTTTGAGAAGGCTTTCTAGAAGTGGAAATTAACATTTAAATCAAAAATAGTGAAAATATATTTAAAAGCAAAGATAATTATCTTGCTTTTATAATTCTTGTGGTTTCTGGAACTTCTTTAAATAAAATCCTATATCTGCATTTAGGACATTTATTTTCCATGTAGCTCTTATGGTCTACTTCTGCTCCACAACGTGGACATTTATACAAAGCTTATTCCTCCACTTTAATATCTCTGATACTACGTGCTGCAGATTTTGCCATAGGAGTTTGTGGAATGTATGCTCCTCCGGTGAATACTGCACCACATTTTCTGCATTTCCAGATTCCAGCAGCTTGTCTTTTTACATATGGTCTATCACATTTAGGACAAACATGATTTTTTTTCATGTTTTCTTCAATGATTTTAACAGATCTTTTTGCTTTTCTTCCGTATCTTGCACCGAACCTACCTGTAATACCAACTTTTTTAGTTCTTGCCATTTATATTCTCTCCGTAAATAATAAAATTTAATTAAAATGTAAATTATTTGAATTTACATGATTACATAACATAATCATAAAATTATCTAATGTAATAATATTGAATTAACTAATATTTAAAGGTTTGCTTAAAATACTTGATTTTAAGAAAAAATTAATTTCTATAATAAAATATAATTATTGATGAGAATTAAGTCCTTTCCAAAAACATCATGCTAATATTTTAACTTCTCATCAAAAAAAATATTAAATAATATCCAACTAGTCGAGAGTTGGATAATTTGGACTTTCATTAGTAATTAACAAGTCATGAGGGTGGGATTCCTTAATACCACTGCTTGTAATTCTAACAAAGTTTGCTTTTTGCTGCATTGCTTTAATGTCTTCAGCACCGCAGTATCCCATGGATGATTTTAAACCACCTACTAACTGGAACAGGATTTCTG
Above is a window of uncultured Methanobrevibacter sp. DNA encoding:
- the rpl37A gene encoding 50S ribosomal protein L37Ae, with product MARTKKVGITGRFGARYGRKAKRSVKIIEENMKKNHVCPKCDRPYVKRQAAGIWKCRKCGAVFTGGAYIPQTPMAKSAARSIRDIKVEE
- a CDS encoding KEOPS complex subunit Pcc1 is translated as MIDETPLESVKSNISIEFESSSQAQIIYDAIILEFETAPDFRSSMTIDLDGSNILINIDAEDSTSFRASVNSAIKWIKLALQINNLTNL
- a CDS encoding DNA-directed RNA polymerase subunit P: MYKCPRCGAEVDHKSYMENKCPKCRYRILFKEVPETTRIIKAR
- a CDS encoding ribonucleotide-diphosphate reductase subunit beta; the protein is MNMRELLLKALDLEEINLAVVNEIKGNPSKITFYSNKGEVLLVILISVVLESEKLNIAPSKLKIVSNMEKLNVLSDILGLELVDKAEDNFILISQDENLIAKINFINKFGDKLNFQINVKKILEDVHD